The proteins below are encoded in one region of Thermotoga sp. Mc24:
- a CDS encoding TIGR02556 family CRISPR-associated protein: MLEKIYNLGKIGGDSFSNFAEEVPSDEGIAIFLESNSEGLVFKDVVSIEKKPGGKNSKIFLYRKQRGNFSSSVSPTMKFLDKSSGSRDPLERTFDVFLGFFDHPKISHIKDVLERNKEEIIDKLRNYDVKNRFLTISIDGKFPAEVPEILQAFEDKVTQKKTKGEAKCFLCGKEANSRLSDVFKFATFDKPGFTPFLSKKHPIQICDDCRSVLEKARRAIDEKLSFSFFSNNRILWIIPSVPDQDILESVIEKIYEIKDTDKNSKFRSFARLEEEIEKVLSENERAVYDFVLIEKEQQAERIVLHVEEVSPTRVRRILEESKKIESQLKEDGFKVSVNFSVIHKFFEDLDRYFNSLFSAVFSEGTFDKKLLLTLFLSKIRSDFFGNDTLLSAREAFATYVYLRRLNVLKGGASVLKGEDFFSRYPEFFDEPWKKAVFLEGVLANYLLYLQYVKRNSKAFTKKLKGLRLTKRDVEGLLPEIRAKIEAYGGMSESVAELFRETAEAFLEAGNWSASPDEISFVFVSGLSLGKTFFREVGVDESSEEQE; this comes from the coding sequence AAACCAGGGGGTAAGAACTCGAAAATCTTCCTCTACAGAAAACAGCGCGGGAATTTCTCCTCTTCTGTTTCCCCCACCATGAAATTTCTCGACAAATCTAGTGGTTCAAGAGACCCTCTGGAAAGGACCTTTGATGTCTTCTTAGGCTTTTTCGACCATCCGAAGATATCTCACATCAAAGATGTCCTCGAGAGAAATAAAGAAGAGATTATTGACAAGCTAAGAAATTACGATGTAAAAAACAGATTCCTCACGATATCCATCGATGGAAAATTTCCCGCAGAAGTTCCAGAAATTCTCCAGGCGTTTGAAGATAAAGTCACACAGAAGAAAACTAAGGGAGAGGCAAAATGTTTTCTGTGTGGAAAAGAAGCAAATTCCAGACTGAGTGATGTGTTCAAATTTGCCACCTTTGACAAGCCTGGCTTCACACCTTTTCTTTCCAAGAAACATCCGATCCAGATTTGTGATGATTGCAGGAGTGTTCTGGAAAAAGCCAGAAGAGCAATTGATGAAAAGCTTTCTTTTTCCTTCTTCAGCAACAACAGAATTCTCTGGATAATCCCCTCCGTACCCGATCAGGATATTCTGGAATCAGTGATTGAAAAAATATATGAAATAAAAGACACCGACAAAAACTCAAAGTTTCGCAGTTTCGCTAGGCTCGAAGAAGAGATTGAAAAAGTTCTTTCGGAAAACGAAAGAGCTGTTTACGATTTTGTACTGATAGAAAAAGAACAACAGGCAGAAAGAATAGTTCTTCACGTTGAGGAAGTCTCGCCTACCAGAGTAAGACGGATCCTTGAAGAATCAAAGAAGATAGAATCTCAACTCAAAGAAGACGGTTTCAAAGTTTCTGTGAACTTCTCAGTGATTCACAAATTCTTCGAGGATCTGGACAGATACTTCAACTCCCTGTTTAGTGCTGTATTCTCTGAGGGAACGTTTGATAAAAAACTGCTGCTGACTCTCTTTCTTTCGAAAATAAGAAGCGATTTCTTTGGAAATGATACTTTACTTTCTGCACGTGAAGCTTTTGCCACGTATGTTTATCTGAGACGCTTGAACGTCTTAAAGGGGGGTGCTTCCGTTTTGAAGGGTGAAGATTTCTTCTCCAGGTATCCGGAGTTTTTCGATGAACCGTGGAAGAAAGCAGTCTTTTTAGAAGGAGTTCTGGCAAATTACCTTCTTTATCTGCAGTACGTTAAAAGAAACTCGAAGGCTTTCACGAAGAAACTGAAAGGACTCAGACTGACAAAGAGAGATGTGGAGGGGCTTCTTCCGGAAATCAGAGCCAAGATCGAAGCCTACGGTGGAATGAGTGAAAGTGTGGCAGAGCTTTTCAGGGAGACTGCTGAAGCTTTCCTCGAAGCTGGGAACTGGTCAGCATCACCCGACGAGATCAGTTTTGTCTTCGTCTCGGGACTTTCTCTCGGGAAAACTTTCTTCAGGGAGGTAGGGGTCGATGAATCCAGTGAAGAACAGGAGTGA
- the cas7b gene encoding type I-B CRISPR-associated protein Cas7/Csh2, which produces MNPVKNRSEVLFIYDVKWANPNGDPLDENRPRFDEETSRLFVTDVRLKRTVRDYLAECYDETLWVTGEAVVPEDRVKELGIKDVNDACQKCIDIRLFGAVIPQSKKGAMESSITGPVQFRYGTSLHRVKLMTIQGTAAFATENSKQRSFREDQVVPYALIAFYGVINQNSAKFTGLTEEDVSKLLEGIWMGTKNLITRSKMEHNPRLLMRVVYKEGVNYHSGELDYLVKVVSEKEDEEIRDISELKLDVTELKQVLESLKDKIERIEYSVDNRLKLAENGEEKPFEEIFGGFQLVKLEW; this is translated from the coding sequence ATGAATCCAGTGAAGAACAGGAGTGAAGTGCTTTTCATCTACGATGTGAAGTGGGCAAATCCGAACGGTGATCCACTCGATGAGAACAGACCGCGCTTTGATGAAGAAACATCCAGACTCTTTGTCACAGACGTGAGACTCAAAAGAACTGTGAGGGATTATCTTGCGGAGTGCTACGACGAAACGCTCTGGGTGACCGGTGAAGCGGTGGTACCGGAAGACAGAGTCAAAGAGCTTGGAATCAAGGACGTAAACGACGCATGCCAGAAGTGCATCGATATCAGACTCTTCGGTGCCGTTATTCCTCAGTCGAAAAAAGGAGCTATGGAATCTTCCATAACTGGTCCTGTTCAGTTCAGATACGGAACGAGTCTTCACAGAGTCAAACTCATGACTATCCAGGGAACTGCTGCGTTCGCAACCGAGAATTCAAAACAGAGGAGTTTTCGTGAGGATCAGGTTGTACCCTATGCCCTCATAGCATTCTACGGTGTGATAAATCAGAATTCTGCAAAGTTTACAGGACTCACCGAAGAAGATGTTTCCAAGCTTCTTGAAGGAATCTGGATGGGTACGAAGAACCTCATCACAAGATCGAAAATGGAGCACAATCCCAGACTCCTGATGAGAGTTGTTTACAAGGAAGGTGTGAACTACCACTCCGGAGAACTCGATTACCTTGTGAAGGTCGTGTCCGAGAAAGAAGATGAAGAAATAAGAGACATCTCCGAGTTGAAACTCGACGTTACCGAACTCAAGCAGGTTCTGGAATCCCTTAAGGACAAGATCGAAAGAATAGAATACTCTGTTGACAACCGCTTAAAACTCGCGGAGAACGGAGAAGAGAAGCCTTTTGAGGAGATATTCGGAGGTTTCCAGCTTGTAAAACTGGAGTGGTGA
- the cas5b gene encoding type I-B CRISPR-associated protein Cas5b — MKVLVFDVSAPYALFRRPYTTTSSYTLPFPPRTTLLGLVGCVLGYSTPERLDSAKVAVQIKNPLKFLRTGTNFVETKKDKKASKRTRISLQLLKNPAYRVFFSWEDEDFERLKNLLEHSETIFTPYLGVASFIARLNYVGKYEATRVADFPCEVHTVVPNTVKLLPEPSHYLIFERVTRKMDKERNMLESAVYIFKRDLSPVKVEGGEVWRVGEQNIVWM, encoded by the coding sequence ATGAAAGTTCTGGTCTTTGATGTTTCTGCTCCCTACGCTCTCTTCAGAAGACCTTACACAACGACATCATCGTACACCCTTCCCTTTCCACCAAGAACCACTCTTTTGGGGCTTGTGGGGTGTGTTCTGGGATATTCCACACCCGAAAGACTCGACAGTGCAAAAGTGGCGGTTCAGATAAAAAATCCTTTGAAGTTTCTGCGAACGGGAACGAACTTTGTGGAAACAAAGAAAGACAAAAAAGCTTCAAAAAGAACAAGAATAAGTCTTCAACTTCTGAAGAATCCTGCTTACAGGGTGTTTTTCAGCTGGGAAGACGAAGATTTTGAGAGGTTGAAGAACCTTCTCGAACACAGCGAAACCATCTTCACACCTTACCTTGGTGTGGCAAGCTTTATTGCCAGACTGAATTACGTGGGAAAGTACGAAGCAACCCGTGTAGCAGATTTTCCCTGCGAGGTCCACACGGTTGTTCCGAACACAGTAAAGCTTTTGCCGGAGCCTTCACACTATCTCATATTCGAGAGGGTCACAAGAAAAATGGACAAAGAGCGAAACATGCTTGAATCTGCGGTTTACATTTTCAAGAGGGACTTATCTCCTGTGAAGGTGGAAGGGGGAGAAGTGTGGAGGGTGGGAGAGCAGAACATAGTGTGGATGTGA
- the cas3 gene encoding CRISPR-associated helicase Cas3', with amino-acid sequence MKSHPDRRLIDHLEGVKRRSLEKFRSLDLSWEELFGYDENVLEEFVSLLSESHDVGKSTIYFQKHLSGERVERSLSAHALFSAVAFFHRSKNLPDKLRIFGFEIIRRHHGDFRNFLDIEIDEKVLEKQFSAIPEDFLRRYDLHDLKLSETIERIKRSISKFSILGKKDLSDYFLIHLFMSILVSSDREDVVFKSEPLPSLPSYEKEKILSYREKLGRKNQIDSLRWKFQEEILSFKPERGKIYSITAPTGIGKTIANLLFASHLADEDTIVIYALPFINIIEQTVDKIKEIFETESPFFVLPFHHLANPAYEEPDKYEDLLMNLWHSRVVVTTFVSLLESLITFRKIPFFYKFPKAVLILDEVQAIPHEYWTPVEKTVEFLSKMGTTVLLSTATKPALLKEALEVVSNKNVYFTALNRTVLKVEKEMSFEEYKEFVRETLKDGKRTLIITNTIREAEEIYDVVEGMGKTCFLSSRVIPKHRLEIVSKINEYDLCVSTQVVEAGVDISFERVIRDIAPVDSIVQAAGRCNRHFELEKGEVIVVPVRDERKNTLFSSYVYGSFLTETSMNVLKNHKFLEESEFFMLVEDFFSYVKTYGNPDKKGIGKALENLNFKKIGEFSLIEPEPTVPFIVLVDEEAQRVFEEFAEIFSGKRSRENFSLVKSLFRELSPYIVSARIKRDLPFPHTIAGMMVIHRNVLDKWYHPVKGLRVEGSDEVIII; translated from the coding sequence ATGAAATCTCATCCTGACAGAAGACTGATTGATCATCTTGAGGGTGTTAAAAGACGCTCTCTGGAAAAATTCAGGTCGCTTGATCTTTCCTGGGAAGAACTTTTCGGATACGATGAAAATGTTCTGGAAGAATTCGTTTCCCTGCTCTCTGAATCGCACGATGTTGGAAAGAGTACAATCTACTTTCAGAAGCATTTGAGCGGTGAAAGAGTCGAAAGATCTTTGAGTGCGCACGCTCTTTTCTCCGCGGTTGCTTTCTTTCACAGGTCAAAAAACTTGCCGGACAAACTCAGAATATTCGGCTTCGAAATAATAAGAAGACACCACGGAGATTTCAGGAACTTTCTGGATATAGAAATAGATGAGAAAGTCCTGGAAAAGCAGTTCTCAGCCATTCCAGAGGATTTCCTGAGAAGATATGATCTTCATGATCTTAAGCTATCAGAAACAATAGAAAGGATAAAAAGATCGATCAGTAAGTTCTCTATCCTTGGAAAAAAAGACCTATCTGACTACTTTTTGATCCACCTTTTTATGTCCATACTCGTTTCTTCGGATAGGGAGGATGTGGTTTTCAAGAGCGAACCGCTTCCCTCCCTTCCTTCTTATGAAAAGGAGAAGATTCTCTCCTACAGAGAAAAGCTTGGCAGAAAAAACCAGATCGATTCTCTGAGGTGGAAATTTCAGGAGGAAATCTTGAGCTTCAAACCCGAAAGAGGAAAGATATACTCCATAACCGCACCGACGGGAATAGGAAAAACTATTGCAAATCTCCTTTTTGCCAGCCATCTCGCTGATGAAGACACGATCGTAATATACGCTCTTCCCTTCATAAACATAATTGAGCAGACCGTCGATAAGATAAAGGAAATATTTGAAACAGAAAGCCCATTCTTCGTCCTTCCCTTTCATCACCTTGCAAATCCAGCTTATGAGGAACCTGATAAATACGAAGATCTCCTGATGAACCTCTGGCACTCCAGGGTGGTAGTCACAACATTCGTGTCGCTTCTGGAGTCTCTCATCACTTTCAGAAAGATTCCGTTCTTCTACAAATTCCCAAAAGCTGTTCTCATACTTGATGAGGTCCAGGCAATACCTCACGAATACTGGACCCCTGTTGAAAAAACCGTTGAATTCCTCTCGAAAATGGGCACCACCGTTTTGCTCTCCACAGCGACAAAGCCCGCTCTTTTGAAAGAGGCTCTGGAAGTGGTGTCTAACAAGAATGTTTATTTCACAGCCTTGAACAGAACTGTTCTGAAAGTAGAAAAAGAAATGAGCTTTGAAGAATACAAGGAATTCGTAAGAGAGACCTTGAAGGATGGAAAAAGAACGCTCATCATAACAAACACGATAAGAGAAGCCGAGGAGATATACGACGTTGTTGAAGGCATGGGAAAAACCTGTTTCCTTTCCTCCAGGGTGATACCAAAGCACAGACTGGAGATCGTTTCGAAGATAAATGAGTACGATCTGTGTGTCTCCACTCAGGTGGTGGAAGCAGGTGTTGATATCTCATTCGAGAGGGTGATAAGAGACATAGCACCTGTTGACAGTATTGTTCAGGCAGCGGGGAGGTGCAACAGGCACTTCGAGTTGGAAAAGGGAGAAGTGATAGTCGTACCCGTCAGGGATGAGAGAAAAAACACCCTCTTTTCCTCATATGTTTACGGGAGCTTTCTCACAGAAACTTCCATGAACGTGTTGAAAAACCACAAATTTCTGGAGGAAAGCGAGTTTTTCATGCTCGTGGAGGATTTCTTCAGCTACGTGAAAACGTACGGCAATCCGGACAAGAAAGGAATCGGCAAGGCGCTCGAGAATTTGAATTTCAAAAAAATAGGAGAATTCAGTCTCATTGAACCAGAGCCAACGGTGCCGTTCATCGTTCTTGTTGATGAAGAGGCTCAAAGAGTATTCGAAGAATTTGCAGAGATCTTCAGTGGGAAAAGATCAAGAGAAAACTTCTCTCTCGTGAAAAGTTTGTTCAGGGAACTTTCCCCCTACATCGTGAGCGCGAGGATAAAGAGGGATCTTCCATTCCCACACACGATTGCCGGCATGATGGTTATTCACAGGAACGTTCTCGACAAATGGTACCACCCCGTGAAAGGTTTGAGAGTGGAAGGATCCGATGAGGTGATCATCATATGA
- the cas4 gene encoding CRISPR-associated protein Cas4, which translates to MMISGSVVLSYINCKREAWLMAHGVLPDQGNMHIEIGRFIHEDYSDSVMLPGMKIDTMFEREGVRVVGEVKKSSASKRGAEYQLLYYLYRLEEKGVKARGEIIVPKENKRIPVELTEENREKIKKVLEEVSSLLEEETPPPPKRKGICRKCGYELFCFS; encoded by the coding sequence ATGATGATTTCTGGATCTGTTGTTTTGAGCTATATAAACTGCAAAAGGGAAGCATGGCTGATGGCGCATGGGGTTCTTCCAGATCAGGGAAACATGCACATAGAGATAGGAAGGTTCATCCACGAAGACTACAGCGATTCTGTCATGCTTCCTGGTATGAAGATCGATACCATGTTTGAAAGAGAAGGAGTGAGAGTGGTTGGCGAAGTGAAAAAATCATCCGCTTCAAAAAGGGGAGCTGAGTACCAGCTCCTTTACTATCTTTACAGGCTCGAGGAAAAAGGTGTGAAAGCGAGGGGAGAGATCATAGTACCAAAAGAGAACAAAAGAATACCGGTTGAGCTCACAGAAGAAAACAGAGAGAAAATCAAAAAGGTCCTCGAGGAAGTATCTTCCCTCCTTGAAGAAGAAACTCCTCCACCACCCAAGAGAAAAGGAATTTGCCGAAAGTGTGGTTATGAACTTTTCTGTTTTTCGTGA
- the cas1b gene encoding type I-B CRISPR-associated endonuclease Cas1b, whose protein sequence is MESVYLFSSGTLKRKANTICLETESGRKYIPVENVMDIKVFGEVDLNKRFLEFLSQKRIPIHFFNREGYYVGTFYPREYLNSGFLILKQAEHYINQEKRMLIAREIVSRSFQNMVDFLKKRKVRADSLTRYKKKAEEASNVSELMGIEGNAREEYYSMIDSLVSDERFRIEKRTRRPPKNFANTLISFGNSLLYTTVLSLIYQTHLDPRIGYLHETNFRRFSLNLDIAELFKPAVVDRLFLNLVNTRQINEKHFDEISEGLMLNDEGKSLFVKNYEQALRETVFHKKLNRYVSMRSLIKMELHKLEKHLIGEQVFGSEE, encoded by the coding sequence ATGGAGAGCGTCTATCTCTTTTCAAGCGGAACGTTGAAAAGAAAAGCGAATACCATTTGCCTCGAAACAGAATCGGGCCGAAAGTACATACCCGTTGAAAACGTGATGGATATAAAGGTTTTTGGGGAGGTAGATCTCAACAAAAGATTCCTCGAGTTTCTTTCTCAGAAAAGAATTCCTATTCACTTTTTCAACAGAGAGGGGTATTATGTAGGCACTTTTTATCCCAGAGAGTATTTAAACAGCGGTTTTCTGATACTGAAACAGGCTGAACACTACATTAACCAAGAAAAGAGAATGCTCATAGCAAGAGAAATAGTTTCAAGATCGTTTCAAAACATGGTCGACTTTTTGAAAAAACGAAAAGTTCGGGCTGATTCACTAACGAGATATAAAAAGAAAGCAGAAGAGGCGAGCAATGTATCAGAGTTGATGGGAATAGAAGGAAACGCGAGAGAAGAGTACTACTCGATGATAGACAGTCTCGTGTCAGATGAAAGATTCCGTATAGAGAAGAGAACACGAAGACCTCCCAAGAATTTTGCCAACACGCTTATCAGTTTCGGAAATTCGCTCCTTTATACGACTGTTTTGAGCCTCATCTATCAGACACATCTGGACCCGAGGATAGGTTATCTCCATGAGACGAACTTCAGAAGGTTCTCACTCAATCTCGATATAGCAGAGCTATTCAAACCAGCTGTAGTGGACAGGTTGTTTTTGAATCTCGTCAACACTCGTCAGATAAACGAAAAACATTTCGATGAAATTTCAGAGGGTCTAATGCTCAACGACGAGGGAAAAAGTCTGTTTGTCAAAAATTACGAACAGGCTTTGAGGGAAACAGTTTTCCACAAAAAGTTGAACCGGTACGTTTCCATGAGATCTCTGATAAAGATGGAACTTCATAAACTGGAGAAGCACCTCATAGGTGAACAGGTTTTCGGATCCGAGGAATGA
- the cas2 gene encoding CRISPR-associated endonuclease Cas2, with protein MYVIMVYDVNEKRVAKILKIARKYLKWVQNSVLEGELSPGKYEKLKLEVSRLIDEKEDSVRFYVMDSQKVFNLETLGVEKGEDGFIF; from the coding sequence ATGTACGTCATAATGGTTTACGACGTGAACGAAAAAAGAGTAGCAAAAATTTTGAAAATAGCCAGAAAATACCTCAAATGGGTTCAAAACTCCGTTCTGGAGGGGGAACTTTCCCCCGGAAAATATGAAAAGCTGAAATTGGAGGTTTCAAGACTGATAGACGAGAAAGAAGACTCAGTTAGATTTTACGTTATGGACTCTCAAAAGGTGTTCAACCTGGAAACTCTGGGAGTGGAGAAAGGAGAAGATGGCTTCATCTTCTGA
- the cmr1 gene encoding type III-B CRISPR module RAMP protein Cmr1: protein MSVLEIECKVVTPMFSRGAAEPKWENGNRVYPFELRPQSIKGVLRFWFRAIAPTVIDIYSLEGLENLSKKEKERWEKEKYKGLKYLEGLIFGSQERKSSFSLEVKVEGESQALGKYMNNRFSFTDDRLKDTKYALYGLYDKSGIYEYLQEGKNFIIILQTANDSIKGIILSLLKLVSTFSGFGAKTRKGFGEFEIVDPKLTRNDYNLVISECQEHIREFVNHHNSSSKVKIKLGRTNFNGIPDFPCFCDYKIFEITKFSGNSPLEVLREVFKVGRNFKGWYPSLKQKMRFSEGDCVKDLVEALEGLLKGRKTEKKIEIPTAVVGLPIQYQNLGRGEIRRLKVIVSSSLRGLGIDDIDGRKASPLFLSVHEGERGKWKLVVLLMRSRVTNDGELITEVKGGKTPSSGIKTIVKEEKDYKNLLEWIKKLGGKEIQGG, encoded by the coding sequence GTGAGTGTTTTGGAGATCGAATGTAAGGTTGTAACTCCTATGTTTTCAAGAGGCGCAGCTGAGCCGAAGTGGGAGAACGGAAACAGAGTATATCCCTTCGAGCTGAGGCCGCAAAGCATCAAAGGGGTCCTCAGATTCTGGTTTCGTGCCATCGCTCCAACGGTGATAGACATATACTCACTCGAAGGTTTAGAAAATCTCAGTAAGAAAGAGAAAGAGAGATGGGAAAAAGAGAAATACAAGGGCTTGAAATATCTTGAGGGATTGATCTTCGGATCTCAGGAAAGAAAATCTTCTTTTAGTTTGGAGGTTAAGGTGGAAGGAGAATCGCAAGCTTTGGGAAAATACATGAATAACAGGTTTTCTTTTACCGATGACCGCTTAAAAGATACAAAATATGCTTTGTACGGTTTGTACGACAAAAGTGGAATTTATGAATATCTCCAAGAAGGAAAAAATTTTATCATAATTCTCCAGACGGCAAACGATAGTATTAAAGGAATAATTCTGAGTTTGCTCAAACTCGTTTCCACTTTTTCCGGTTTTGGAGCGAAGACGAGGAAAGGTTTTGGAGAATTCGAGATTGTGGATCCAAAACTTACTAGAAATGACTACAATCTGGTGATCAGTGAGTGTCAAGAGCACATCAGAGAATTTGTGAATCATCACAATTCGTCATCAAAAGTAAAAATCAAGTTGGGAAGAACCAATTTCAACGGCATACCGGATTTTCCCTGTTTTTGCGATTACAAAATTTTTGAAATAACAAAATTTAGCGGGAATTCTCCTTTAGAAGTCCTAAGAGAGGTTTTCAAAGTAGGGAGAAATTTCAAGGGGTGGTATCCATCTTTAAAACAAAAAATGAGATTTTCTGAGGGCGATTGTGTTAAAGATTTGGTTGAGGCTTTAGAAGGATTGTTGAAAGGTAGAAAAACAGAGAAAAAGATCGAGATTCCAACTGCTGTCGTCGGCCTTCCCATTCAATATCAGAACTTAGGAAGAGGAGAGATAAGAAGACTGAAAGTCATTGTCTCTTCTTCTCTGAGAGGATTGGGCATTGATGATATCGATGGGAGAAAAGCTTCTCCGCTTTTCCTTTCAGTTCACGAAGGTGAGAGAGGAAAATGGAAATTAGTTGTTTTGCTGATGAGAAGCAGGGTAACTAATGATGGTGAGTTGATAACAGAAGTCAAAGGTGGAAAAACACCTTCCAGTGGCATCAAAACGATAGTGAAAGAAGAAAAAGACTACAAGAATCTCCTCGAATGGATCAAAAAACTCGGCGGAAAAGAAATCCAGGGGGGATAA
- the cas10 gene encoding type III-B CRISPR-associated protein Cas10/Cmr2 — protein sequence MSKREEFWKSKITALLHDPLVKAFDVKNHENIAGEILKTLGIKKTRGEEDRLASAMDRFPIPYEKDAKKQIHVSFDETLFVHPFSGEGLPEVKSFFQNQKVEEMKSRLINALTKLKEKNDTYEKLFHSIWWNLPYILEGSQFLPADTRIANHSIIDHLDVTSALKGCVEGKQVKASLVAVAIGPVQEVIAQARKVKDLWAGSYLLSYLIYGAIEVVGKKYGFDSIISPYLRGNYFVKETLESMGVDLEDLCPVPPRREVASLPNLFVAIVPSSDEEILKECEEAIRNRWKTIVDETKEKLSKSEFLFNEHSFDYQSSLFPDIQTSKVSFDEPERIVETVRNLFTGSGIEDFKEVLKKVSEHAGYKENPGTFYRYLHRLLTSKLAARKMARLFPGYEEDVYPDHFTDADDFGAGVRACAVFKDKDIEKDIEKEDRLGTLNTVKRFLPEILNIRIKFDSTTDVARNNQANKEIEDPEKFKNGYIAVLLMDGDRMGDWMLGENAPFLEKVINPKVIEMFQETDDLKYAWEKLKEFKTIQPAYHRGVSRTLGIFSQLVGKIVDRHNGMLVYSGGDDVLALLPADSVLECANDIRKFFSGHLEYEIEIESGSDVERFRSENGVLYHNDKPFAPLMGRAATMSAGIAIVHHKFPLQVALKIAREAEKRAKNVYGRNAFCVTQVKRSGQMIFAGSTWEIEEEDVVKRSLKILEEMKNYNVSHRSLYKLLSPDFSLYEDKMEKFVEFTLRRSIHSEKSKNEFIGNFKNFLSRLLAYYKNTKKSSFDEAMREALELLIMVYSMKRGESQ from the coding sequence GTGAGCAAAAGAGAAGAATTCTGGAAATCTAAGATAACCGCTCTTCTTCATGATCCGCTGGTGAAGGCATTCGATGTGAAAAATCATGAAAACATAGCTGGCGAGATTCTAAAGACCCTTGGCATCAAAAAAACAAGAGGTGAAGAAGACCGTCTTGCAAGCGCAATGGACAGGTTTCCAATCCCCTACGAAAAGGATGCAAAAAAACAAATTCATGTTTCGTTCGATGAGACTCTCTTTGTTCATCCATTTTCTGGTGAAGGGTTACCGGAAGTGAAGAGTTTCTTTCAAAATCAAAAAGTTGAAGAAATGAAGAGCCGTCTGATAAACGCATTGACAAAGCTGAAAGAGAAAAACGACACGTATGAAAAGCTCTTTCATTCCATCTGGTGGAATCTGCCTTACATTCTGGAAGGAAGTCAGTTTCTTCCTGCTGATACCAGAATAGCCAATCACTCGATCATAGACCATCTCGACGTAACATCGGCTCTCAAGGGATGTGTAGAGGGGAAACAGGTGAAGGCATCTCTAGTAGCGGTAGCGATAGGTCCTGTTCAAGAAGTGATAGCCCAGGCAAGAAAAGTGAAAGACCTTTGGGCTGGAAGTTATCTTCTTTCTTATCTCATCTACGGTGCCATAGAAGTTGTTGGCAAAAAGTACGGCTTCGATTCCATCATCTCACCGTATTTGAGAGGAAACTATTTCGTCAAGGAAACACTCGAATCAATGGGCGTAGATCTTGAAGACCTCTGTCCTGTTCCTCCTCGGAGGGAAGTCGCTTCTCTTCCAAATCTCTTTGTTGCGATAGTTCCATCCTCGGACGAAGAAATACTCAAAGAATGTGAGGAAGCGATAAGAAACAGATGGAAAACAATAGTTGATGAAACAAAAGAAAAGCTCAGTAAAAGCGAATTTCTTTTCAACGAGCATTCGTTCGATTACCAATCGTCTCTCTTTCCGGACATTCAGACATCAAAGGTGTCTTTCGATGAACCTGAAAGGATAGTTGAAACGGTGAGAAACTTGTTCACGGGATCGGGAATTGAAGATTTCAAGGAAGTTCTGAAGAAAGTATCGGAACACGCTGGTTACAAAGAGAATCCTGGGACGTTTTACAGGTACCTCCATCGTCTTCTGACCTCAAAACTCGCTGCGAGAAAGATGGCCAGACTCTTTCCGGGATACGAAGAGGATGTTTATCCCGACCACTTCACTGACGCGGACGATTTTGGGGCTGGAGTCAGAGCCTGTGCTGTGTTCAAAGATAAAGATATAGAAAAAGACATAGAAAAAGAGGACAGGCTCGGAACTCTGAACACTGTGAAGAGATTTCTTCCGGAAATCCTCAATATCAGGATAAAATTCGACTCAACAACGGATGTTGCAAGAAACAATCAGGCAAATAAGGAAATCGAGGATCCCGAAAAATTCAAGAATGGATACATAGCTGTTCTCCTCATGGATGGAGATCGAATGGGTGATTGGATGCTTGGAGAGAACGCACCTTTCCTGGAAAAAGTAATAAATCCGAAAGTGATTGAGATGTTTCAAGAAACAGATGATCTCAAATATGCATGGGAAAAACTGAAGGAATTCAAAACCATTCAGCCAGCCTATCACAGGGGTGTTTCGAGGACACTCGGTATCTTCTCTCAACTTGTCGGGAAAATTGTTGATAGACACAACGGGATGCTCGTTTACAGCGGTGGAGACGATGTTCTGGCACTTCTTCCAGCAGACAGCGTACTGGAATGTGCAAACGACATCAGAAAATTCTTTTCGGGGCACTTGGAGTACGAAATAGAGATTGAAAGCGGCTCTGATGTGGAAAGATTCAGATCAGAAAACGGTGTTCTGTACCACAACGACAAGCCTTTCGCTCCTCTGATGGGAAGAGCCGCTACTATGAGCGCTGGAATCGCTATTGTCCATCACAAGTTTCCTCTTCAGGTAGCTCTGAAGATAGCAAGGGAAGCAGAGAAGAGAGCAAAGAACGTTTACGGAAGAAACGCGTTCTGTGTGACGCAGGTGAAGAGATCAGGGCAAATGATTTTTGCTGGATCAACATGGGAAATTGAAGAAGAAGACGTTGTCAAGAGATCGTTGAAAATCCTTGAGGAGATGAAAAATTACAATGTTTCACACCGCAGTCTTTACAAACTTCTCTCTCCGGACTTCTCGCTCTACGAGGACAAAATGGAAAAGTTTGTAGAGTTCACTTTGAGAAGATCGATCCATTCAGAGAAATCGAAGAATGAGTTTATTGGAAATTTCAAGAATTTTCTTAGTCGACTGTTAGCTTACTACAAAAACACGAAGAAGTCCTCCTTCGATGAAGCAATGAGAGAAGCACTGGAACTTCTCATAATGGTGTACTCGATGAAGAGAGGTGAGTCTCAATGA